Part of the Nicotiana tabacum cultivar K326 chromosome 20, ASM71507v2, whole genome shotgun sequence genome, ttcaacaaaaatatcaaaGTCAAAATCTGCAGTTCAATAAAACTCCAGTTTTAATGGAAATCCTTTAAAgcatttattcaacatttttcagtagaggctcagtataaaagaagagtgaaaacaggaaaatctcataaacaagcccctcgggcaaagtatcactcataagtatagtctttcgggcaagcctctcagtcactcgtgactcaactctcgtcaatcagtactcacactcatcACTCCAGCTCAATATCTATCTCATAGTAATAatcgttgcggcgcgcagcccgattcATAATATATAGttgactacgctcactaggggtgtacagactccggagggctcctacagcccaagcgtcatatcactGCGGtgcacagcccgatccaacatataattcattgcggcatgcagcctgatccatatatatatataaatatcgttgcggcgtgcatcccgatccataacatgtatataatcctcaccattaggtcctcaacctcacGGCCGCTCGGGCATTTCAGtgaaaatcaggaaaactcagcccaaacagttttcatgtATTCCGGAGTAGAGTAATGAAACCAacttaaacaataaacaggtaaaaacatgactgaggatatgcttttaaatcaaaatagtgtgagaaaagtagtaaaatacccataagggtctaaacagttcggcacaaaggccccaaacatggtatTCGGCCAAGTTAACAACCAATTTCTAAAATACATGGATATCATatacaatatatcaaaatatgcaactatacAGTCGCCACGGgaaggaccaagtcacaatccctacgggtgcacgcccacacgctcatcacctgcggtctcgcaggtgcgttaCACCTcccgcacctgcgacttctgGCCTTCTCTCATATGGCCGCATCTGCAGCTGATCTAGCGCTTttgcgatctcgcacctgcggtccccaatccgcaggtgcggttatgacaggggCAGTAGCTGAAGCTGCACACTTTCAAAACCAAACTTTCCGAAAATCTTCTGAATCTAttccgaggcccccgagacctcaaccaaaaatacgaacaagttacataacactattcaaacttataccaaccttcggaacactcaaaacaacatcgaatcatcaaaacaccctcggattcaatCCTAAGGTTTCCAAAACTTACGAATTTCGCAAACGACTAAATCAAATCACCTcctaatgacctgaaattttgcacatacgtcataaatgacactacagacctactccaattccggaattccattccgaccccgatatcaaaattttcactaccaaccggaaaatgccaaaattccaatttcgtcaattcaagcctaaatctaccacgggcctccaaattacattccgaacacgctcctaagccccaAATCACCTCATGAAGCTATCTGAATCATAAAAActaaattccgagatcgtttactcacaagttaacttccggttgacttttccaactaaatggccaacttaagagactaagtgtctcataacactccaaaactactccaatcCCGAACCAGCCGACACGATACGATAAAAtgtagctgaacaacacataagaaagcagaaatgggggaaacagagcggtaactcatgaaacgatcggtcgggtcgttacaggggGAGAAGTCGTGTTCTCTGCCGCTTATCAAAAGTAGAAGCAACAGAAGCCGAAGTCTAGTGCCTTCATCTTCAGCCTTGATCCGGCGAAGGAGAAGACATCGggaagtagagagagagagagagagagagagagagagagagagagagagagagaatagaTATGGGGTAGGGGATTGGAGAAATTTGAGGggatatgagagagaaaaataatgcaaagcttattttatggcttaagggtaggaggtgaccataaatagatatttggctataaaaaatcaaaagatagctatggaatataattttttaaaagggtatttatttaaaataaataaagtatcaacctttgctataaGACGTAACTAATCCTAAGATAAAAACAGAAAGGTCTTGAGTCCAGGCCTAGTAGTCTCCCGTAGAAATAATACCAGGTAACCATTTTTTAATGGTGCTATTTAAAATACAATCATaatttacaatgtatttaaattttagccacCGTTCATGGAACTGGATTCATCTTTGTCTCTATAAAAGTTCCCCtggttctatttttttttctttcttttttttctcattaGGAGAAACACCAATCATATAATAATGCACAAGCTAAGTTCACTAGTCTAGACTTGCTTAGCCAGAGACATTTTCATTACCAACACCGCCAAAGTTAACATGCGATATACAATTTTATTTTGGACATATTTATAATTCTCTCCCGCAAAATCTGACATATCATCGTATCAATATAAAGAAAACCTTTATAATAAGGGAAATGATTAGGCAAGACGTGGCCaacttggtcatgtgaggaggaggagcataGACGCTTCactgaggaggtgtgagaggttgacattggatgGCCTAcaaagaggtagaggtaggccaaagaagaggtggggagaaaTGATTAGGCAAGGCGTGGtcaacttcagctgaccgaggacatggcccttgatagaaaggtatggaggtcgagaattagagtagtagagtaggtagtatAGAGTGTTCATAACTttagtattggcacgcagtctcgttttctgttggtagtaggtttttatgactaaccgttgttttctttcattgctGATCACTTTACTGTCTTGTTGTGTTATTCTGCTTTTATACGGCTTTTTGATACCGTCTCTTTTtgcctatatttttattaatgtggtaCTTATACTATtttaagccgagggtctattggaaacaacatttctatcctcacaaggtaggggtaaagtctgtgTACATACTATCTTCCCTGGACCTTAcgatgtgggataatactgggtatgttgttattgttgtatacaGTAATTAAGGTCATCTTTTCGATAAATGGGTTAATTGGTTATACTATCAATTATTCCACGTAGTTGCCACATGCCACGATGCTGATATATTGCCAAATTCTTAACAGAAACAAGGATTCATTTTCACTATAAGTTAAAATTTTGACTCCACTTGAGTATCTATTTTTCTAAAAAGAATCGACTGCTGCCTTTCAAGCGAAAATGCTTACCCATCTACcatatatttatatagtattataaaaaatatttatacaatcaaATGACTTAAAAGGTAATTGTACTTACTTCTATACAAAAAgcattaattagtaatttagagTAAATAATAAGTAATGGTAATATGTTCTAACGTTAAATTAACTAATAgctagtgtgtgtatatatataatatataacttaaatcctatATGAAATAACTATTACACAATCTGAATCTCCATCTAACATCTCCTCCTGCAATACAAATGAGGTgcataaatgaaataaataaaagtaaataaattcTATGGTCTACACTAAGGCTGATAGCTTAATCGTATTGGTCGAAGTTTTCCACACAATAGATGTGAGTTCAATTCCTATCATACCCTTTTTCCTTCTCTCCCAATCCCCCTAAGTAATGATggaaaaatatttgaaaagaaaagaaaagaaagaaaagaattatATAATCTACCAAATGTCCTtataaatcaactaaaatttcacCACCTTGAACTAATTGGTTCTTCCATAATTGTCTCCAATAAAGGCTTCTTTGATTTGCATGACACCCTATACCTAAATTCTTGTACCTCCACAAAACCTTCTAATTCATTCAAATTCAAACCTAACCATCCAACACCATCTTTTCCCGATGAATTATCTGGTATATGTGCTGGTGTCGATCCTGAGTTAGCCATCATCAGAAAAACTTCCATATCTTTCTCCGTGATCACAGAATTCACTCTCTTCATAGGAAACATAACGTAAATGTTACCAAACTCCAAGTCTTCATCGGCCGACAAGGCGAAAAACCGTCGGCCGATGATCAACGAGCAGGAGTTTACTAAGAAGAAGTTTGGATATTCCAACATAAGCTCTGCTGCTTTTACTATTTCATGAAACTGTTGGATTTGTCCATTCGGTAGAATAACCTTAGCTGCTTTTGAATTCCTTATCCTTGTTGAAGTAGTGCAAGAAATAAAGTTCCCCATAGAAAAAACGAAGAATTTAAAATGGAAAGGTTTTAGATTGTGATTTCTTGGTTTTGGTTGATAATATTATAAAGAGTTAAGAATCGAGGAAATAATAATGATGGAGAAAACCACAAGCTACTTAATTTTGGGTGTTTTGAAGGAGTTTTATCTATATATACGTCTTATATCGGAAACTACCTCTTTACCTGCTCATAGAGATAAAATTTACGTATATATTACCTTTCTCAGACTTCACTTGTGTAATTATACTAGgcatcacaacatcacataattGTGAAATATTCAGATAGTAATCTTTGTTTTTCTTGTAGTGAAAATATACATGGACAAGGAAGAAATTCAAggtttcttttttcttgttatttttcttcttcaaaattgTTATATTTATAAGGTTGTATGTTAGTAGAAGGTTTACGATATAAGACGCATTAATGTACGTGGGAACTGACCTGTTAAATCCGTGGGAATGTGTTGGCAAAAAATTTGGTGCGTATGGTCTTGTGGGTGTGGAagtttttttttcactttttcttcattttttcaacgTTTTAGTTTCATTTTCATGGTGGGGTTGGGAGAAAAAAAATTGATTAATGTTCTCTTTGCTAATTCATCCGTCTCATTTTATATGACAATGTTTGATAATAAAAAGAATTTTGAGACTTACAgcctaaaataaatcataaatatttatataataataaatcatcTCCTTAAGAGTAAACtgtataaaattaaattatttttaaataattaaatatgatattatatttgAGATATATTAAAAAGCAAAGTATGACATATAAATTGGGAAGACAAGAATAATATCAATTTGTGTGGTGTATTTGAAATTGTATTAATATATAGTAGTATTTCAGAGCTATTAGCTCTCCCCCTTTTTGCAACCCAAGCTCGGATATGAATTCGTTCAAATAGTAAAaccaataattttgaaaaaattgaaGTTAGAGACGAGATTAcagaggaaaatgaagaagaatttCACTGTAAATTGATCTAAATTATTTCGCCATTCCTATCGGGTTTATAGGgggtaaaattcaaaaatagtcagatttacaactggtcgttcaaaaatagcccaatttcaaaaagtaatcgaaatttagccatttttcatgtaaagataaatctgagcgaaaatacTATTCAAtacccggaaaatacgccagtatattatgctggagttccagcataagtatacttgaactccagcatattatactggagttccaggataagtatgctggaactccagcataatatgatggagttccagcataagtacactagaactccagcataatatactgaagttccagcaagtataattgtccagtataatatactggagtttggagcaccggtgtttcagtctccagtatattatactggaaccagcaaagtataccggtccatcataatatgctggagttgatacacaggtgcaccgaactccagtatattatactggaccggtctctgttgcaacaaaatagttgctattttttattgacttgataaacgctggctattttttacgatcagtccgaaaactgactatacCGTACTATTTTTACGGTTTATAGAGAGAACATTATTGGGCTGGGCTTTTATGATTTAGTGGGTGGAGTTCAGCCCATTACAGATACGCTTTGAGTTTGTCCAAAACACGTGCTTGTTCAGTGCATTTAGGAAAAGAATGTAAATCGTATAAATAATATGCGACTTGTCCTGGTAAGCAAATATAAAACCCGGTCGGCACATATACAGAGGCGAATTCAGGATTTGAGGCTTATGGGTTCCTACCGTAATTTAGAttaatatgcaataataattGGGTTCACATTTACatatttacaaatatttaatgaatttcttaatataaatatagagtctatgcaaaagttactgggttcccgAAAACCCATATTGTATACTCTAGATCCGCCCCTGCACATATAACCTATAAAACTAGTTACGGTCAGCAAAGTTTTAACGACATCTCCTTTAGGCTTTGTGCTCACTCCTTGTAtggattttacatattttttgaattctcagaattttagaaaaaaattctCAAATTATACTCGCTTTTTACCTCCAACTTCTAGGAGATGGCTGCAGTACATAAAtaaatttatttgtttatttgtcATCTATCTAAATAATCATATAAATGAATACATTCTCCCTCGTTATATATGAATAATTGTAAAGCTCGAATTATACGAACAAATGATAATCCAACTCTATATACGAAGAAATCATATTTGTAAGACCAATAGATGCATGCCATGCATGTTTTCACATACACGTTTTTTGTATAAATTATGGTTAATGTATATGTTTTAACCTCATTAATTCACTTAATTATGATACATTTGTATGATTTGGTGTAAATATTTGATGTGAGTAAATTTTTATCATTGGTTAGGTTTAATTTTACCATAAAACTATATGACACATCGATTTCATAAAATTTCTTTGTCACTATCAATGCAAATTATCATAGAAATTAGTGGTTTCTTATTTTGCTAATATATAGCATTATAGTTGGTTGATATAGATTGTGCAATTGACAGTCTAGATAAGCTACTCAACACTTTAGTGATATAGCAATGAAGCCTAGAAAATGACCTTCATTTATACACGCAATTGATCATTTGGAAGTATTTCGTGAATTTTGCAATATTTAAGTGGACAAACGATATGATGACAAATCCATAAGATTAGTTTCATTTGATGGATAATGGTTCGTGTTGAAATGCAAGTAAAAATAGCACGAGTTAGTCTGTTTTCGGAcgagtcattcaaaaatagtatgcgtttgtaaagtcattgaaaaatagtcattattttgctgcaacaggaaaatttccagcataatatactggagatcggtgcacctgtgtatgaactttcagcatattatactggaacttcaaCATGTGGAAAGTGGCTAAAAATCGCTTATTTTTTAAACTTCGATTATTTTttaatgaccacttgtaaatttggctatttttgaatttatacTGAAATGCAAATATGCAAACAATACATACCTAGTGGTAGGGATGTGCACGGATCAGATCAGATTTAGCACATTTCGGATTCGAATttcgaatttcggatttcggattcgaatttcgaatttcggattctagaaaatgcaatccgaatccgatccgaaataTATCGCATCGGATCGGATTTTAGAGTTTGGATCTGATCGGATTTCGGAtcgtattattatgcctcaaagttgtaaactaatatgtatatttctttgtaaaagaggcaatacattaagaaaaatttGTGTTTATgtaattatgagagtactatggtgccaatatagctaaatctagcaattgtaaaggtaacAACTTGGAGAAAAATGTAAAGGAAGTACTGACTATCcgaaattaaagtgtagtatttatacattGCCTCATAATTTCGGATTTCAGATCGGATCagattaaaatataccaatccgaaattttaataaacacaatccgaaatccgatccaatccaaaatccaaaattgaatggatcggtgcggatttcggatatccgatccgaatGAACAAACCTACCTAGTGGGCTACGGCCGGAATCTTGGGTAATGGGTTTGGGGTAGGTTGTTGCAGTTTCTTTTGGGCTTTATGGGCAGAAGGATCAGGGGATTTCTCttagatacaacaacaacaacaacgacccagtataatcccacaagtggggtctggggagggtaatatgtacgcagatcttacccctaccccgaagggtagagaggctgtttccaggagaccctcggctcaacaaaACAACAGGAgctgatatattagtaccataaaaatgcataataaaataacagtataataagagatatgaaatacagaatacgaaatacgaaatagatgactggtatagtaaaactagcaggtaaagccctgcatcaatagacgaccaatgacattctcagtctaactcctaactggctagtctcactctattgtgctgtagaaatattgataactctcccctaacctacaaccttaatgctcgacctccataattccctgtcaaaggccatgtcctcagtaatcctaagtcgcgtcatgtcatgtctgatcacctctcctcaATACTTTTTAGATAATGATtttaaataaaagtaaataataaattcGATCAGCTTTTTGTGTAAAGATTCCGATTGATTTTAGATGCAGCTTAAATGGCTAATCTACTTCCTCCACTTTAAATAATGCAGTTACTGTTAGACAAGCTTTCAAGAAAGTATAGAAATCTTGATCACCACTCGCTCAGTCCCTATGGTCTAAAATATGTTTTTTTAGGAAACATTTTGGCACTCCTAcaaattttctaaagaaaatataTTTGACAGAACAGATCACTTATGAAAATCATTCTTTCGTACAAAATTCATAAGTAAATTTCAGTTGTTTTATATATTTAATGGAGTCATATCATCACCCGTAAGCTTAAGACAAGTTCCCAAAGTTTTTCTGTTGTAAGCATTCCCATGATACAAAGGAAAAGGAAatttgtatgggtcaaaatttgGTAATCACGATAACGGGTAAGTAAGATAAAGGACGTGATCAACCATGATACAACGAATGATGGTCATCCTCATAAAGGCCGACGCCAGAAGAGGGTAGCTGAGATATGATAGTAACGGTAATTTAGGTTCAGAAGTTGACATAAAGAATCTTCCTTTGGATATTCTCTatgttgtactttttagggttttttgggaATGTCCATTATAAATAAGAAGTTATAGGGAACGAAAAGGGGATCTACCTTTTTCTGAACGAGAACATATTGTAAAAGTTGAAAGAAGAATACACGAAaaagtaatcttattcatttatTCAAGCTCACGTTGTGCTGGCCGAAAGAAGCAAGCAAAGAGTCTTACTCTTTCTAGAAATCCCGCAAACTATTAATCGACATACTTAGCACTCACCGTGAAAATTAACGGAAATTATTTGCCTCCTAAAAAGATTATTTCAGAATAATAGGCAATAGTTAGGAGAGGTGCGCCAGCGGCAAGCAAAAGATAACCTTTGCTAATAATAACACAATACGAGTCTTGAATTTGTTAAGGAGCGATTTACCTCCCCTTTCCCCTTCCTTCAACGTGGGATTTGTGAGCGCGAAATTAAATTTAATCGATTTTTAACACGTATCGAACTTCAAATGAGAaacctgtgatgacccaaaaggtcatcttttgttttagaatCCGATTCCgtattctgaggccttgaaaatctcattttatctctcatcgatttgcgtgcgtagtccgggtgCATATCCGAAAAGtccttatgtgaaaaatttaagaaatgatgatttttagcttaaaaagatgattttgttgacttcagtcaacgttttgggtaaatggacccggacccatgtTCCGAcgatccgtagtaaaatatgagacctgggcgtatgcccggaatcgaattctgatgtCCTaactcgagaaatgaatttttgaaagaaattgacaagactgaaaatacaataatttaaaagatttgattttgctggtatcgggcccgtattttggtttcggagcccgttacaggtccgttatgatatttaagacttatttgtgaaatttggtaaaaatcgGAAGTGATTTGTTGTAATTCAGACCTTTGATTAAGAAAATGGAAGTTTTGAAACTATCTTGAAAACTTCATGTGTTTTTGTGTtgaattcgtagttctagatattatttcgcgatttgatcacgcgagcaagttttttatgacttgtgtgcatgtttggtttggagccccgagggctcgggtgagttttggatagactaCGGAATGTTTTGGACTTAAGGATTTTTGATGGTGTGCTTCAGGTCTGCAGACTTCGCATTGGCTCGTAAATgcgagcatcgcatttgcgatcagaagGCTGAGAaagggacc contains:
- the LOC107762142 gene encoding uncharacterized protein LOC107762142, with amino-acid sequence MGNFISCTTSTRIRNSKAAKVILPNGQIQQFHEIVKAAELMLEYPNFFLVNSCSLIIGRRFFALSADEDLEFGNIYVMFPMKRVNSVITEKDMEVFLMMANSGSTPAHIPDNSSGKDGVGWLGLNLNELEGFVEVQEFRYRVSCKSKKPLLETIMEEPISSRW